From Novosphingobium decolorationis, one genomic window encodes:
- a CDS encoding ParB/RepB/Spo0J family partition protein: MATPVQKITLSPSRDIPFNKLLLSQSNVRRVKAGVSVEELADDIARRGLLQGLSVRAVVDQAGVETGMFEIPAGGRRYRALELLVKQKRLAKTAPVPCIVRESGIAEEDSLAENVQRAPLHPLDQFRAFLALREKGQPEEEIAAAFFVSVNVVKQRLKLASVSPALLGVYAEDGMTLDQLMAFTVSGDHERQEQVFERLKASYDKQPYVIRRMLTEGAVRASDKRVQFIGIDAYVAAGGTVLRDLFQGDDGGWLQDVLLVDQMVADKLKADAEVVAAEGWKWIEVAPDFAYGHAFGLRQLRGETVPLTPEEEASRDALQAEFDRLSEEYQDADELPDEVDERLSELETLIEGFDNRPVVFDTAEIARAGAFVNIGADGQLRVERGYVRSEDELPAEPETELSADGDDEHAMAAGYEGPEAVVTAEPDADAEEDDGVSPISDRLVTELTSHRTLGLRHALGERPDVAFLAALHVLTLKTFYHYGSDSCLELDVKSISFGTQAPGLNDSASAEAIRVRHESWAKALPKESADLWEALQAWDGDSQAGLFAHIVSLSVNAVYEPWNRRPRAFAHADRLAQAVDLDMAAAGWKPTVDNFLGLVTKARILQAVAQAKGQRAADRIEHLKKGDMAAEAETLLADTAWLPEPLRTVGQPETHAASAATEQPVEVGDESTAIGGETAMAEDEPTAENETAHDAPTAIAAE; the protein is encoded by the coding sequence ATGGCTACCCCTGTTCAGAAGATCACCCTCTCGCCCTCGCGCGACATCCCTTTCAACAAGCTCTTGCTCTCCCAGTCGAACGTCCGGCGCGTCAAGGCCGGCGTCTCGGTGGAGGAGTTAGCCGACGATATCGCCCGCCGAGGCCTCTTGCAGGGCCTCAGCGTGCGCGCTGTCGTCGACCAGGCCGGCGTCGAGACCGGCATGTTCGAGATCCCGGCCGGTGGCCGGCGCTACCGGGCGCTGGAGCTGCTCGTGAAGCAGAAGCGCCTCGCCAAGACCGCGCCGGTGCCGTGCATCGTTCGCGAAAGCGGCATCGCGGAGGAGGACTCGCTCGCCGAGAACGTCCAGCGCGCACCGCTGCATCCGCTTGACCAGTTCCGTGCCTTCCTGGCGCTGCGCGAGAAAGGACAGCCCGAAGAAGAGATCGCCGCCGCGTTCTTCGTTTCCGTCAACGTGGTGAAGCAGCGCCTGAAGCTTGCGTCGGTCTCGCCAGCCTTGCTCGGCGTCTATGCCGAGGACGGCATGACGCTCGACCAGCTCATGGCCTTCACCGTCTCCGGTGACCATGAGCGTCAGGAGCAGGTGTTCGAGCGGTTGAAAGCCTCTTACGACAAGCAGCCCTACGTCATCCGCCGCATGCTGACCGAGGGCGCGGTTCGCGCCTCGGACAAGCGCGTGCAGTTTATTGGCATTGACGCCTACGTCGCGGCCGGTGGCACGGTCCTGCGCGACCTATTCCAAGGCGATGACGGCGGCTGGCTGCAGGATGTTCTGCTCGTCGACCAGATGGTGGCCGACAAGCTGAAGGCGGACGCCGAGGTGGTCGCCGCCGAAGGCTGGAAGTGGATCGAAGTCGCGCCGGACTTCGCCTATGGACACGCCTTCGGACTGCGCCAGCTTCGCGGCGAGACCGTGCCGTTGACCCCCGAAGAGGAGGCAAGCCGCGATGCGCTCCAGGCCGAGTTCGACCGGCTGTCCGAGGAATACCAGGACGCCGACGAACTGCCGGACGAGGTGGACGAACGTCTCTCGGAGCTGGAGACGCTGATCGAGGGCTTCGACAACCGTCCCGTTGTGTTCGACACCGCCGAGATCGCGCGCGCCGGCGCCTTCGTCAACATCGGCGCCGACGGCCAACTTCGCGTCGAGCGCGGTTATGTTCGGTCGGAAGACGAGCTACCGGCCGAACCCGAGACCGAGCTGTCCGCGGACGGCGATGACGAGCACGCCATGGCCGCCGGTTACGAAGGTCCTGAAGCCGTCGTCACGGCGGAGCCCGACGCCGACGCGGAGGAGGACGATGGCGTTTCGCCGATCTCCGATCGGCTAGTGACCGAACTGACCTCGCACCGGACGCTGGGCTTGCGCCACGCGCTCGGCGAGCGGCCGGATGTCGCCTTCCTCGCGGCTCTCCATGTCCTCACGCTGAAGACCTTCTACCACTATGGTTCGGATAGCTGCCTCGAACTCGATGTGAAGAGCATCAGCTTCGGCACCCAGGCGCCGGGGCTCAACGACAGCGCCTCGGCCGAGGCGATCCGCGTCCGACACGAGAGCTGGGCGAAGGCGCTGCCGAAGGAATCGGCCGACCTCTGGGAGGCGCTCCAGGCGTGGGACGGCGACAGTCAGGCAGGCCTCTTCGCGCACATCGTCAGCCTCTCGGTCAACGCGGTCTACGAGCCCTGGAACCGGCGGCCGCGGGCGTTCGCCCATGCCGATCGGCTCGCACAGGCCGTCGATCTCGACATGGCGGCCGCCGGGTGGAAACCGACCGTGGACAATTTCCTCGGCTTGGTGACGAAGGCCCGCATCCTACAGGCGGTCGCGCAGGCGAAGGGTCAGCGCGCCGCCGACCGGATCGAGCATCTGAAGAAGGGCGACATGGCGGCCGAGGCGGAAACGCTGTTGGCCGACACCGCTTGGTTGCCGGAGCCGCTCCGCACCGTTGGTCAGCCGGAAACCCACGCTGCCTCCGCGGCCACCGAGCAACCTGTCGAAGTGGGCGATGAATCGACGGCGATCGGCGGCGAAACGGCTATGGCCGAAGATGAGCCGACTGCGGAGAATGAGACGGCCCACGACGCCCCCACCGCGATCGCGGCCGAATAA